TGCGCAATGGTTTTGGCATTGGCTGCCTTCTCATCCAAACGCTTGGACGACGGCAAAATCTTGAAGGACTCTATGTCCTCCTGATAGACTTTTTCGGTCACGACAAAGGTAGCATGCTCATAGTCTGCCACACTAGGTGGATAATCTGCCAGAACCGCTCCAGCCACCGTATCTTGGTTGATAACAAAGGCCAAGAGCACATGCCAGGTCTCCAACAAATCACTACTATAACGTTGGGCAATCAGCTGGGCATCCTCAAAGACCCGTTTCAATCCCTTTGAAATATTCATTCCCCTAATCCTCTTTCCTATCTAAGCGCCGTAAAATCTGACGCATCATGCGGGCCCGGATACCTGCCGCTTCCTTGCCGAGCACCTCATCTGTACCCGTCGCAAGAAACAAATTGCCCTCTCGTTCTGTCATCAATTTCTCATCAAACAAGAGCTGTAAAATATCATTATAAACGGTCGCAGACAACTGGTCGCCCATATTATTTAACAAATCACGAACCAATTCATGCTTGTCCGAAAAGGTAATGCGGCCAATTCGGATATAGCCTCCGCCACCGCGTTTACTTTCCACAATATAACCCCGACTGGCTGTAAACCGTGTCTTAATGACATAGTTTATCTGACTGGGCACGACCTCAAACCGACTAGCCAATTCACTCCGACGGAGTTCCGCCACATTGACCTGCTCCAAGATAGCCTTGATATGCTCTTCGATATAGTCTGATGTATTTTTCATCGCCATGGAATCGCCTCTTTCTTTGACTTTCTTTGACCATTATACCCTAAAAAGAGGATTTTTTAAAGTAAAACTCTTTTCCAAGCAAATGGGAACATATAATATGCCTGAAAAACATTTATTTTTTAGTTTTTCTTCAAAATATCTACCAAGCAAGGAAAACAATAAAGACTGGTCAAACCAGCCTAATAAATATCTTTACGGTGTCCAAACTCAAGGGCCAGAATAACCAGCTTATCCTCTTGAATATCGTAAATCAGTCTGTAATCGCCGATACGATAGCCCCATTCATTAGCTCGGTTATCTGTCAAGCCCTTGCCATGCTGCCTAGGATTTTCTGTACCGTCCAGATGTTTGTCAATCCAGGTAAATAGTAACCTCTGTACCTGCTTATCCATTTTACGAATCTGACGCTGTGCTCTTTTGGAATAGTCAATACGGTACATGTTAAAAACCTAGCTCTTTCTTGAAGTCAGCGTGCGAAATGGTTTCAGGGTCGTCTTGGTACTCCTTATAGGCTTGGTGGTAGATTTTTAAATCAAACTCATCTTCTATAGTCCGCTCCAGCGCCTTCTTAAATAAACTCGAGAGGCTTTGGCCTGTCAACTGCGCGTAACTTTTGAAAAAAGTTTCCTCTTCTTGGTTCAATCGAACTGTCACTGTACTCATGCTTATCCCTCCATTATGTTACATTGTAGCACATTTGCCAAAAAAGGCAAACTATCCCCCCTCTTATATGGTTCTACTTACGCCAATTCTGCGCCCTCTATTTTTTCCCCACCCTGTCCGACGCTCTAGGAGGCCAGTGACGTCAAGAATTAGAAGACGGTTCAGGAGTTACAAACACGGGACAAGAGCAATAACTACAGAAGATAAAGCTCCCAACGTAGCAGACTTTTGTAATTCTTGCTAAATTCTTCTATAATGTAAAAAAAAGAGGTGAACATTATGGATTTCCAAACTTACATCGAAGATTTTACAACTGTTACTGTGCAAGAGGCTGAAAAGCTCTTGGCAGATAAAGAGGGGGACATTCTCTTCATCGGTCGCGCCACCTGCCCCTACTGCAATCGCTTTGTACCGAAACTCCACAAGGTCTCTCAGGAAAATCAGCTGACCATCAACTTCCTGGACTCTAGCCAGATGAGCCCAGCTCTTCAAAACCTTCGTGACCACTACGGTGTCCCAACTGTACCAGGTCTCCTCGTCGCCAAAGCAGACGGTGTCCAAGTTCGTTGCGACTCTAGCATGACGGAAGAAGAGATTTTGAATTTCCTTTCTTAATTCAGCACAAAAGCACTGACCATCACGGCCAGTGCTTTTAAGGAGATTATGAAAAATATTTAGGATTGGTATTAGTATACCCCAAATTTTCCATCTCTCCATCAGTCTTGAGACGGATTATTACTTGCTATCAAAAATATTTCCCAACTCAACGTCCACTCGGTTTTCTTTGACATTGATATCGGTCACGGCTAGCAGAGACTTGTAGTTAGCCACACTGCGGTCGCCTTTTTGATTTTCCGCAAAAACTGCTACACCGACCAAGGTCGAGTCAAACTCTGTCAAGAGGCTAATCATACCGTTGATAGTGCCACCATTTTTCAAAAAGTCATCGACAATGAGCACCCGGCTACCGGCCTTGAGACTGCGCTTAGAGAGGAACATCTTCTCGATCCGGTCGCTAGAACCCGACACATAGTTGACCGAAACGGTCGAACCTTCAGTAATTTTCAAGTCCCGACGAACGATAACAAAGGGAACATTGAGGACGTTGGCAACGGCATTGGCCAAAGGAACCCCCTTGGTCGCCACGGTCATAACAGCATCAATCTTCTCTGCCTTAAAGGCATCCGCGATAATGCGGCCAACATTTTTTAATACATGGGGCGTCGACAGCAAATCCGACGAATAAATATAGCCACCAGGCAGGATACGGCTACTTTCCGCCATCTGATTGCGAAGGCTCTGGGCAATCTCGATCGACTCTTCCTTAGAAATAGACGGCGTAAAGACAACACCCCCACTAGCACCCGTAATGGTCTCGATATGTCCGATAGAGCTCTCTTCAAAAGCTTTTTTGATAATGGCAATGTCCTCTGAAATCGAAGACTTGGCTGATTCGTACTTTTCCGCAAAGGTATTCAAACTGGTTAATTCATAGGGGTGGTTAATCAGGTAATTGGAAATAACCACCATCCGTTCACTTCTTCTTAATTTCATAACAATTTCCTCTTTCACTTTTTTTCATTATACCACACCAACACACAAAAAGCGAACTTTTTCTATCAAGAAAGTCCGCTTTTTTCGTTTTTTATCTGTTTTTACCTAGATACCAGGAGGGAATGACCTCCTTATAGCCCTGATACCAATCAAAAAGCTGTTTAGCCTGCGTTTTCATCAGAGGAATCTGGTCTGGATTCACCTCTTCCGCCCAGACCAAGGCTCCAATGCTATTGACCGTCAGATAAAGGGCCAGCAGCTGCCAAAATTCTTCTGGAATAGCCTCTTCAAAATAGGCATCCAGCATCCCTCGAGCCAAAGCTGGAGAAGTTTCCACTGTAAATATCAGTCGATTGAACTCCTCCCAAGGATCGCCCTTGTCAAAACGATCAAAATCCAGCAGGTAAAGCTGACCATCCTGGCCCACCAACATATTCCCATCATGGAAATCCCCGTGGTGATAAGCAATCGGACGACCCCCTACCAAGTGACGACTGCGCTCGATGAACTCCAACATAGCCTGCCCCTGCTCATAAGCATGGCTAGCAGTCTGGTAAGCCGCAGTCTTTTTGTCAATTTTAGCCTGATAATAGCTCTCCCAATTCAAGCTAGTCTGGTCAATT
The sequence above is a segment of the Streptococcus suis genome. Coding sequences within it:
- a CDS encoding CtsR family transcriptional regulator — encoded protein: MAMKNTSDYIEEHIKAILEQVNVAELRRSELASRFEVVPSQINYVIKTRFTASRGYIVESKRGGGGYIRIGRITFSDKHELVRDLLNNMGDQLSATVYNDILQLLFDEKLMTEREGNLFLATGTDEVLGKEAAGIRARMMRQILRRLDRKED
- a CDS encoding type II toxin-antitoxin system RelE/ParE family toxin; this encodes MYRIDYSKRAQRQIRKMDKQVQRLLFTWIDKHLDGTENPRQHGKGLTDNRANEWGYRIGDYRLIYDIQEDKLVILALEFGHRKDIY
- a CDS encoding DUF6290 family protein, with amino-acid sequence MSTVTVRLNQEEETFFKSYAQLTGQSLSSLFKKALERTIEDEFDLKIYHQAYKEYQDDPETISHADFKKELGF
- a CDS encoding thiol reductase thioredoxin, producing the protein MDFQTYIEDFTTVTVQEAEKLLADKEGDILFIGRATCPYCNRFVPKLHKVSQENQLTINFLDSSQMSPALQNLRDHYGVPTVPGLLVAKADGVQVRCDSSMTEEEILNFLS
- the purR gene encoding pur operon repressor, producing MKLRRSERMVVISNYLINHPYELTSLNTFAEKYESAKSSISEDIAIIKKAFEESSIGHIETITGASGGVVFTPSISKEESIEIAQSLRNQMAESSRILPGGYIYSSDLLSTPHVLKNVGRIIADAFKAEKIDAVMTVATKGVPLANAVANVLNVPFVIVRRDLKITEGSTVSVNYVSGSSDRIEKMFLSKRSLKAGSRVLIVDDFLKNGGTINGMISLLTEFDSTLVGVAVFAENQKGDRSVANYKSLLAVTDINVKENRVDVELGNIFDSK
- a CDS encoding phosphotransferase — protein: MKMKTKLIACQPITKGWSADQKFLAVDEHGQKFLLRIALVEKLADKQAEFALLKILFERNLPVQKTVELTYDGQSVYQIFEWIEGEDLRQAAPNLSDETLYELGCQAGKLLKVLHQIPIDQTSLNWESYYQAKIDKKTAAYQTASHAYEQGQAMLEFIERSRHLVGGRPIAYHHGDFHDGNMLVGQDGQLYLLDFDRFDKGDPWEEFNRLIFTVETSPALARGMLDAYFEEAIPEEFWQLLALYLTVNSIGALVWAEEVNPDQIPLMKTQAKQLFDWYQGYKEVIPSWYLGKNR